The Microplitis mediator isolate UGA2020A chromosome 8, iyMicMedi2.1, whole genome shotgun sequence genome has a window encoding:
- the LOC130673845 gene encoding putative uncharacterized protein DDB_G0285119 has translation MKYNPSCLSDDSYLTDFGLSYINSPKRKNSRNLTASPQFLNPQTPKSYKNTNTPLSLSPNVRTQNTSTHSDLNIQTDKRNTKIDKNKPIPSQIKRTTKMAEFTPSPAIRTRRKVNKQSKKIDKIITPETSDDESNTDETEMTDSKIYSEHSNDIGTESPIETIPITPRTPIKPKSVNNKDMGGAIPWSSDEGGDHPRIMDVSALIHNEPENKINMSTNNIIGNSFPTEPMIIESPDETTTTINDTLTQKKIVNKNTVKTQTNTTKTNRNLNNTDKNRPHGTDTEQTHTNKITPELRRSSRKRKIKTCPCCTDYDEHTHSQKQIPNKIQHLANNFKNKTRKSISKNSQPKLPDIMVTLKAIKRQQNLNNKRNNDRLSIMNENLSPVNSQQTISRKESQNPTLNSPIDHNSKSPERINSFNGLNPDQQINSVDDQNFEQIEQTHSFNDQNFDELEQINSSDDEVDTRQNLTQLISDGNQNNSNDDAIIIANDNLSNEEIDSDDDSSVVSVMSNDFSNDNIIETRDNLEMQKK, from the coding sequence ATGAAATATAACCCTTCGTGTTTAAGTGACGATTCTTATTTAACTGATTTCGGGTTGTCTTATATAAATTCTCCAAAACGTAAAAATTCACGTAATTTAACAGCATCACCTCAATTTCTAAATCCACAGACACCTAAAAGTTACAAAAACACAAATACtccattatcattatcaccaAACGTACGAACACAAAATACATCCACACATTCAGACCTAAATATACAAACAGATAAgagaaatacaaaaattgataaaaataaacctatTCCTTCTCAAATTAAAAGAACGACCAAGATGGCAGAATTTACACCTTCTCCAGCAATACGTACACGtagaaaagtaaataaacaaagcaaaaaaattgacaaaataatAACTCCAGAAACTTCAGACGACGAATCAAACACTGACGAAACAGAAAtgactgattcaaaaatatattccgAACATTCAAATGACATTGGTACTGAATCACCAATTGAGACAATCCCTATCACTCCTAGAACTCCTATTAAACCCAAATCCGTAAATAATAAAGACATGGGAGGTGCAATCCCATGGTCTTCTGACGAAGGAGGCGACCACCCAAGAATTATGGACGTCTCTGCGTTAATTCATAATGAaccagaaaataaaataaatatgtcgaCTAACAACATAATAGGAAATTCTTTCCCAACAGAACCCATGATAATAGAATCACCCGACGAAACAACAACTACCATAAACGACACAttaacacagaaaaaaatagtcaataaaAATACAGTAAAGACACAAACAAATACTACAAAAACAAaccgaaatttaaataatacagaCAAAAACAGACCTCACGGTACTGATACTGAACAAACACatactaataaaattacaccagAACTACGTAGATCAAGCAGAAAACGTAAAATCAAAACATGTCCATGTTGTACAGATTACGACGAACACACACATTCACAAAAACAGATtccaaataaaatacaacatCTTGcgaataactttaaaaataaaacgagaaagtcaattagtaaaaattcacAACCCAAATTGCCAGACATAATGGTTACTTTAAAAGCAATTAAAcgccaacaaaatttaaataataaacggAATAATGATAGATTGTCAATAATGAACGAAAATCTAAGCCCAGTAAATTCACAACAAACCATCTCACGTAAAGAATCACAAAATCCTACACTAAATTCACCTATTGATCATAATTCAAAATCGCCTGAACGAATAAATTCATTCAACGGCCTAAATCCCGATCAACAGATAAATTCAGTTGACgaccaaaattttgaacaaatcgAACAAACACATTCATTTAATGACCAAAATTTTGACGAACTcgaacaaataaattcatctgaTGATGAAGTAGACACACGACAAAATCTGACACAATTAATTTCAGACGGAAACCAAAACAATTCAAACGACGATGCGATCATAATAGCAAACGACAATTTATCTAACGAAGAAATAGATTCTGATGATGATTCATCCGTAGTTTCAGTAATGTCGAACGACTTTAGTAACGATAATATAATAGAGACTAGAGACAATttagaaatgcaaaaaaaatag